One Amycolatopsis sp. NBC_00355 genomic window carries:
- a CDS encoding ATP-binding protein, translating to MQFAILGPVEAHGPDGTPVALGGPQLRGLLALLALDAGRVVSAERLIDGLHGENPPEGAAEALQSQVSRLRRRLRDGGAPDGLVEFTPAGYRLAVDPQDVDVHRFERLTAQARETADPTAKLALFGDALTLWRGPALDGLADPPRAARLAELRVTATEDRIEAGLALGHHERLVAELRELTREHPLRERLATQLMRALHGGGRSAEALAVFAETRERLADELGADPSPDLADAHVAVLRAAAPAPARRVPVPLSGFVERAERDRLGTALRAARLVTLTGPGGAGKTRLAVEAASGEPGEVCFVELATTTEVPQAVLAALGLREQGVLSSAAAADPVDRLAAGLADRPLLLVLDNCEHVVAEAARLVRRLLGDCPGLRVLATSREALGLTGETLVPVGALAADAADRLFTDRAAAVVPGVVLDPATVSRICAALDGLPLAIELAAARLRSMAAEDVAARLDDRFRLLSRGERTAEPRHRTLRGVVEWSWDLLDPDEQRLAGRFAVFAGGARLDAVERVCGIPDADGLLSGLVEKSLVEHTSGRYRMLETIRAFCAGQGTADPAAHAKYFLDLARAAEPELRGADQLTVLARLTAEHADLHAALRWSAAEAPEVALRLVAALTWYWWLRGLRSEAGPFADAVLAAVGPEPPPGLEEEYVVCLIHASDTEVGIEPTLRTLEGPLRYPYLFLLWAFSPRTKAKEGERLAALIGPDTWSRAFARIGDGLGAQYRGRIDEAEAHFSASLQGFRELGDRWGQASALEKLAEFADWRGDHTRFRELMDESVRLAGELGAGEDAADLLCRRADGMLRAGDTAAAQADYEAAAETARAVGTTLTLARARGGLGEIARHAGDLAAARRWYASALGLAVDPVTGGETRIRLHTGFGWTAAAEGHLDEATELHQEALATALEHANLPGAAQAVEGLAGVLAARAEDEQAAFLLGVAVGLRGAEVTGDADVTAVTGAVRARIGGDAYVKAFEQGREMPPDQALQDFGQPRFALGS from the coding sequence GTGCAGTTCGCCATCCTCGGGCCGGTCGAAGCCCACGGTCCGGACGGGACGCCCGTCGCCCTCGGCGGCCCGCAGTTGCGCGGGCTGCTCGCGTTGCTGGCCCTCGACGCCGGGCGCGTCGTCAGCGCGGAGCGGCTCATCGACGGGCTGCACGGCGAAAACCCGCCCGAGGGTGCCGCGGAGGCCCTGCAGTCCCAGGTGTCCCGGCTGCGACGGCGGCTGCGGGACGGCGGGGCGCCCGACGGCCTGGTCGAGTTCACCCCCGCCGGGTACCGGCTGGCCGTCGACCCGCAGGACGTCGACGTCCACCGCTTCGAACGGCTCACCGCGCAGGCCCGGGAGACGGCCGATCCGACGGCGAAGCTGGCGCTGTTCGGTGACGCGCTCACGCTGTGGCGGGGTCCGGCACTCGACGGGCTCGCCGACCCGCCGCGCGCGGCCCGGCTGGCCGAGCTGCGCGTGACCGCGACCGAGGACCGGATCGAAGCCGGGCTGGCCCTCGGTCACCACGAACGGCTCGTCGCGGAGCTGCGGGAGCTCACCCGCGAACACCCGCTGCGGGAACGGCTCGCGACCCAGCTGATGCGCGCCCTGCACGGCGGCGGCCGTTCCGCCGAGGCCCTGGCGGTGTTCGCCGAAACCCGGGAGCGGCTGGCCGACGAGCTGGGCGCGGACCCGTCGCCGGACCTGGCGGACGCGCACGTCGCGGTTCTGCGGGCCGCGGCGCCCGCCCCGGCGCGCCGGGTTCCGGTGCCGCTCAGCGGGTTCGTCGAGCGCGCCGAGCGCGACCGGCTGGGCACGGCGTTGCGTGCCGCCCGGCTCGTCACGCTCACCGGGCCGGGTGGCGCGGGCAAGACCCGGCTCGCCGTCGAAGCGGCGTCCGGCGAACCCGGCGAAGTGTGCTTTGTCGAACTCGCGACGACGACCGAAGTCCCGCAAGCCGTGCTCGCCGCGCTGGGCCTGCGCGAGCAAGGCGTGCTGTCCTCGGCCGCGGCGGCCGACCCGGTGGATCGCCTGGCGGCCGGGCTCGCCGACCGGCCGCTGCTGCTGGTCCTCGACAACTGCGAACACGTCGTCGCCGAAGCCGCGCGGCTGGTCCGGCGGCTGCTCGGCGACTGCCCCGGCCTGCGGGTGCTGGCCACCAGCCGGGAAGCCCTCGGGCTGACCGGCGAGACACTGGTGCCGGTCGGAGCGCTGGCCGCCGACGCCGCCGATCGGCTCTTCACCGACCGCGCGGCGGCCGTCGTCCCGGGCGTGGTCCTCGATCCGGCCACGGTGTCCCGGATCTGCGCCGCGCTCGACGGCCTGCCCCTGGCGATCGAACTGGCCGCCGCGCGGCTGCGGTCGATGGCCGCCGAAGACGTCGCCGCCCGGCTCGACGACCGCTTCCGGCTGCTGTCGCGCGGCGAGCGCACCGCCGAACCGCGGCACCGCACGCTGCGCGGCGTCGTCGAGTGGAGCTGGGACCTGCTCGACCCGGACGAGCAGCGGCTCGCCGGCCGGTTCGCGGTGTTCGCCGGCGGCGCGCGCCTCGACGCCGTCGAGCGCGTCTGCGGTATCCCCGACGCCGACGGCCTGCTCAGCGGGCTCGTCGAGAAGTCCCTCGTCGAGCACACGAGCGGCCGGTACCGGATGCTGGAGACGATCCGGGCGTTCTGCGCCGGACAAGGCACCGCCGACCCCGCGGCACACGCGAAGTACTTCCTGGACCTCGCCCGCGCGGCCGAGCCGGAACTGCGCGGCGCGGACCAGCTCACGGTCCTGGCGCGGCTGACCGCCGAGCACGCCGACCTGCACGCGGCGCTGCGCTGGAGCGCCGCCGAGGCGCCGGAGGTCGCGTTGCGGCTGGTCGCGGCGCTGACGTGGTACTGGTGGCTGCGCGGGCTGCGCAGTGAGGCCGGGCCGTTCGCGGACGCCGTGCTCGCCGCCGTCGGGCCCGAGCCGCCACCCGGGCTCGAAGAGGAGTACGTCGTCTGCCTGATCCACGCGTCGGACACCGAGGTCGGGATCGAGCCGACCCTGCGCACCCTCGAAGGCCCGCTGCGGTACCCGTACCTCTTCCTGCTGTGGGCGTTTTCCCCGCGCACCAAGGCGAAAGAGGGCGAACGGCTCGCCGCGCTGATCGGCCCGGACACCTGGTCCCGCGCGTTCGCGCGGATCGGCGACGGCCTGGGCGCGCAGTACCGCGGCCGGATCGACGAAGCCGAGGCGCACTTTTCGGCGTCCCTGCAAGGGTTCCGCGAACTCGGCGACCGCTGGGGCCAGGCGAGCGCGCTGGAGAAGCTCGCGGAGTTCGCCGATTGGCGCGGCGACCACACGCGGTTCCGCGAGCTGATGGACGAGTCCGTCCGGCTGGCCGGCGAACTGGGGGCGGGCGAGGACGCCGCCGACCTGCTCTGCCGCCGCGCCGACGGGATGCTGCGGGCCGGGGACACCGCGGCTGCACAGGCGGACTACGAGGCCGCCGCGGAGACGGCCCGGGCGGTGGGCACGACGTTGACCCTGGCCCGCGCCCGTGGCGGCCTCGGTGAGATCGCGCGGCACGCGGGCGACCTCGCCGCCGCCCGGCGCTGGTATGCCTCCGCGCTCGGCCTGGCCGTCGACCCGGTGACCGGCGGCGAGACGCGGATCCGGCTGCACACCGGCTTCGGCTGGACGGCTGCGGCCGAAGGGCACCTCGACGAGGCGACCGAACTGCACCAGGAAGCGCTGGCCACGGCGTTGGAGCACGCGAACCTGCCGGGCGCGGCGCAGGCGGTCGAAGGCCTGGCCGGCGTGCTCGCCGCGCGGGCCGAGGACGAGCAGGCGGCGTTCCTGCTCGGGGTCGCCGTCGGGCTGCGCGGCGCGGAGGTCACCGGCGACGCCGACGTCACCGCGGTGACCGGCGCCGTCCGGGCCCGCATCGGTGGCGACGCCTACGTCAAGGCCTTCGAGCAAGGCCGGGAAATGCCGCCTGACCAGGCTCTTCAGGACTTCGGTCAGCCGCGGTTCGCGCTCGGTTCGTGA
- a CDS encoding epoxide hydrolase family protein, translating into MTNDIRPFRVEIPQAELDELHRRLATARYPEPVPGDEPDWSRGIPPSRVRELAEHWRTGYDWRAQEAALNALPQFTTEIDGQPIHFLHVRSPEPDAVPLLLTHGYPSSVAEFLDVIGPLADPVAHGGDAADAFHVVVPSLPGFGFSTPLSGPGWELARTTDAFAVLMTRLGYDRFAAQGGDIGAGVTGRLAAVYPERVLGTHVNSDRGTIALAGEQLPMPGNLTEAEQTELDAAREAWKAGRGYLDLQSHKPETIAAGLTDSPVGQLAWIAEKFEAWTNPGGGIGRDRLLTTVSLYWFTRSGATAARFLYEAAHSGHGWLAPSEVPAGWAVFDSSPVVRRIMDPDEKIEHWSEFAEGGHFAAMEAGELLVADIRAFFRKLRR; encoded by the coding sequence ATGACGAACGACATCCGTCCCTTCCGCGTCGAGATCCCGCAGGCCGAGCTGGACGAGCTGCACCGGCGCCTGGCCACCGCCCGCTACCCCGAGCCGGTGCCCGGCGACGAGCCGGACTGGTCCCGCGGCATCCCGCCTTCGCGGGTCCGCGAGCTGGCCGAGCACTGGCGGACCGGCTACGACTGGCGCGCGCAGGAGGCCGCGCTCAACGCCCTCCCGCAGTTCACGACGGAGATCGACGGCCAGCCGATCCACTTCCTGCACGTCCGCTCGCCGGAACCGGACGCCGTCCCGCTGCTGCTGACCCACGGCTATCCCAGTTCGGTCGCCGAGTTCCTCGACGTGATCGGCCCGCTCGCCGACCCGGTCGCCCACGGCGGGGACGCGGCCGACGCGTTCCACGTCGTCGTCCCGTCGTTGCCGGGCTTCGGCTTCTCGACGCCGTTGAGCGGTCCGGGCTGGGAGCTGGCGCGCACGACGGACGCCTTCGCCGTGCTGATGACGCGTCTCGGCTACGACCGCTTCGCCGCGCAAGGCGGCGACATCGGCGCGGGCGTCACCGGCCGGCTCGCGGCGGTGTACCCGGAGCGCGTGCTCGGCACCCATGTGAACAGCGACCGCGGGACCATCGCCCTCGCCGGGGAGCAGCTCCCGATGCCCGGGAACCTGACCGAGGCCGAACAGACCGAACTGGACGCGGCCCGGGAAGCGTGGAAGGCCGGCCGGGGTTACCTGGACCTCCAGTCGCACAAGCCGGAGACGATCGCCGCCGGGCTCACCGACTCGCCGGTCGGGCAGCTGGCCTGGATCGCCGAGAAATTCGAGGCGTGGACGAACCCCGGCGGCGGGATCGGCCGCGACCGGCTGCTCACGACGGTCAGCCTGTACTGGTTCACACGCAGCGGCGCGACCGCGGCCCGCTTCCTCTACGAGGCCGCCCATTCCGGGCACGGCTGGCTGGCGCCGTCCGAGGTCCCGGCGGGCTGGGCCGTGTTCGACAGCTCGCCCGTGGTCCGGCGGATCATGGACCCCGACGAGAAGATCGAGCACTGGTCGGAGTTCGCCGAGGGCGGCCACTTCGCGGCGATGGAGGCGGGGGAGCTGCTGGTGGCCGACATCCGCGCGTTCTTCCGCAAGCTGCGCCGCTGA
- a CDS encoding helix-turn-helix transcriptional regulator yields the protein MLQTSARLLRLLSLLETRRDWTGADLAGRLGVTTRTVRADVGKLRDLGYPVEASPGVQGGYRLGAGAQLPPLLLEDDEAVAVAVGLRTAAGVAGIEETSVRALAKLEQVLPSRLRHRVQALQAATVAVPGTGPAVDADVLSVIASAIRAGERLRFGYTGHEGAVSRRDVEPHRLVSWGRRWYLVAWDTGREDWRTFRVDRLAPRTPNGPRFAPREPPEGDVVRFVQRSAGAATWRFHAKVRLHASAEYVRARLPIAVDVTAEGPDRCVAEVGSDHAPMLALYLGLLEVDFEVLDAPELARELAKTGERFLRASAASSPAPR from the coding sequence ATGTTGCAGACCTCCGCGCGGCTCCTGCGGTTGTTGTCGCTGCTCGAAACGCGGCGCGACTGGACCGGCGCCGACCTGGCCGGCCGCCTCGGCGTCACCACGCGCACCGTCCGCGCCGACGTCGGCAAGCTGCGCGACCTCGGGTATCCGGTCGAGGCCTCCCCCGGCGTCCAGGGCGGGTACCGGCTCGGCGCGGGCGCCCAGCTGCCGCCGTTGCTGCTGGAAGACGACGAGGCCGTGGCCGTCGCGGTCGGCCTGCGCACCGCCGCCGGCGTCGCCGGGATCGAGGAGACGTCGGTGCGCGCGCTCGCGAAGCTGGAGCAGGTGCTGCCGTCCCGGCTGCGGCACCGGGTGCAGGCACTGCAGGCCGCGACGGTCGCGGTGCCCGGCACCGGCCCGGCCGTCGACGCCGATGTGCTGAGCGTGATCGCGTCGGCGATCCGGGCCGGCGAGCGACTGCGGTTCGGCTACACCGGCCACGAGGGCGCGGTCAGCCGCCGCGACGTCGAGCCGCACCGCCTGGTCAGCTGGGGCCGGCGCTGGTACCTGGTCGCGTGGGACACCGGCCGTGAAGACTGGCGCACCTTCCGCGTCGACCGGCTGGCACCGCGGACGCCGAACGGGCCGCGGTTCGCCCCGCGCGAGCCGCCGGAAGGTGACGTTGTGCGGTTCGTGCAGCGCAGCGCGGGCGCGGCGACCTGGCGCTTCCACGCGAAGGTCCGCCTGCACGCTTCGGCCGAATACGTGCGGGCCCGGCTGCCCATCGCGGTCGACGTCACAGCCGAAGGACCGGACCGGTGCGTCGCGGAGGTCGGGTCCGACCACGCGCCGATGCTCGCGCTGTACCTGGGCCTGCTCGAAGTGGACTTCGAGGTGCTCGACGCGCCGGAGCTCGCCCGGGAGCTGGCGAAGACGGGCGAGCGGTTCCTCCGGGCTAGCGCAGCGAGTTCGCCAGCTCCTCGATGA
- a CDS encoding SRPBCC family protein yields the protein MVETSSAKVTLPTDEQILITREFTAPKHLVYRAWTTPELVKRWWAGHRGTTTEVEMDLRPGGRWRYVIKANAGFEVAFHGEYREIVPDEKLVFTEMFEGADPLPDADVPVSTVTFTALEDDRTVVHLLTQMTSKALRDMILESGMEAGMQEQMNLIEELANSLR from the coding sequence ATGGTGGAGACGAGCAGCGCGAAGGTCACCCTGCCCACGGACGAACAGATCCTGATCACGCGTGAGTTCACCGCGCCGAAGCATCTGGTCTACCGCGCGTGGACCACGCCCGAGCTGGTGAAGCGCTGGTGGGCCGGGCACCGCGGGACGACCACCGAGGTCGAGATGGACCTGCGGCCCGGCGGCCGCTGGCGGTACGTGATCAAGGCGAACGCGGGCTTCGAGGTCGCCTTCCACGGTGAGTACCGCGAAATCGTGCCGGACGAGAAGCTCGTCTTCACCGAGATGTTCGAGGGCGCGGATCCGCTGCCGGACGCCGACGTGCCCGTCAGCACCGTCACCTTCACCGCGCTCGAAGACGACCGCACGGTCGTGCACCTGCTGACGCAGATGACGAGCAAGGCGTTGCGGGACATGATCCTCGAGTCCGGCATGGAAGCCGGCATGCAGGAGCAGATGAACCTCATCGAGGAGCTGGCGAACTCGCTGCGCTAG